A part of Astyanax mexicanus isolate ESR-SI-001 chromosome 2, AstMex3_surface, whole genome shotgun sequence genomic DNA contains:
- the tcof1 gene encoding muscle M-line assembly protein unc-89 yields the protein MASKSSELPEGELIKLIYRHLKENGHKKAANVLRKDAPQVKTKSVKVSLNDLFKKWMSENNPQGTHAGIEQTKSSGSKSKKATSVKRNTATGSKKKLQTTAGSGNQKKKRTKKKEDSSPAQGQTDLTPKSPTAEDDSDSDSSLDVEKWKRLAFELSDVDIAKLDALTPSNSTGKKRKPAQAKKETSKDVNAKPSAKKTRAKTSISPSKTKKTDKPSKPRSKKTSTTVTADKVKTPSKNTKDKSNLLEMDISNSLSEQAVIPKADGLSGNDSIKHKKKKLKKSEKQCESNNTETGTHSLVTEKPDNKPSEPKLNKTTSKKGKSKINKSLEPVNMDTPSKGVETPVKKVKLKKSVKAVEDLDTPPNQLDTGVNGKEVDQISDSRLVKTPSKKDKSKRKKSLEAGNVDTPSKGAGAEMTSINSESKKSKKTNGLPNGKPVETPVKKIKFKKSGEAVEAADLDTPIQADTGVDSSSTIVNQSEKNNEFSDSTLVKTPSKKAKSKKSAKPVESGEVNTPSAEADAMVNSRLLSSDQSDQDKASGDKTPSKKTKSKKDKKPVELNTPSGEDEAEEVSSLSKSDQLQSPSNKPVSKKAKLSIVDPGAEEKLSKKEKAKKTDSTSELNQSETPSKIKELHTDHTHPEKVTPAVTPSKSPKHLTSNNLSEAPISETPVKKSKTKKSPELNQAVTPSNEASLDTEEADKTKSSSKKRKSKKLNNEVQSDETSSGIINQNTASEEMSCPDTQHQHKEKKRKRKDEEGTVSVNIQEESPEPKKSKKDKKKKKERHESQVEEVAPTPEQPEQTADSLASNPERKKKKKKKDKDREKSLLSSPTSEEEPPKKKKKSSKEKEDHITDVTQEGHI from the exons ATGGCCTCCAAAAGCTCTGAGCTTCCAGAGGGCGAGTTAATCAAGCTGATTTACCGGCATCTGAAGGAGAACGGACACAAGAAAGCGGCCAACGTGCTGAGAAAGGACGCCCCTCAG GTGAAAactaagagtgtgaaggtgtctCTGAATGACTTGTTCAAGAAATGGATGAG TGAGAACAATCCACAAGGGACACATGCTGGTATAGAGCAAACAAAAAGTTCAG ggtCAAAATCAAAAAAGGCCACAAGTGTAAAACGCAATACCGCCACTGGAAGCAAGAAAAAATTACAG ACGACTGCTGGATCAGGaaatcagaaaaagaaaagaacaaagaaaaaggAGGACAGTTCACCTGCCCAAGGCCAAACGGATTTGACCCCCAAAAGCCCAACAGCAGAAGATGATTCTGACTCTGATTCCAGTTTGGATGTGGAGAAGTGGAAGAGACTGGCATTCGAGTTGTCAG ATGTGGATATAGCTAAGCTGGATGCATTGACACCTTCcaacagcactggaaaaaaaagaaagccagCACAGGCCAAGAAAGAAACAAGCAAGGATGTCAACGCCAAGCCCTCTGCCAAGAAAACTAGAGCAAAAACTTCCATCAGTCCCTCAAAAACGAAGAAAACTGACAAACCTTCAAAACCACGAAGCAAGAAAACTAGCACCACTGTCACAGCAGACAAAGTTAAAACTCCATCCAAGAACACTAAAGATAAAAGCAACCTTTTAGAAATGGACATTTCTAACAGTCTGTCAGAACAAGCTGTGATTCCTAAGGCTGATGGCCTCTCAGGGAATGACAGTATTaagcataaaaagaaaaaactcaaaAAGTCAGAAAAACAGTGTGAATCTAATAACACTGAAACTGGAACCCACAGTCTTGTGACTGAGAAACCTGATAATAAACCATCAGAACCTAAACTGAACAAGACTACCTCTAAAAAAGGTAAATCCAAAATTAACAAGTCTCTGGAGCCTGTAAATATGGACACTCCTTCTAAAGGAGTTGAGACCCCTGTTAAGAAAGTAAAATTGAAGAAATCTGTTAAAGCTGTAGAAGATCTGGACACTCCTCCTAATCAACTTGACACTGGTGTCAATGGCAAAGAAGTTGATCAGATTTCAGATTCTAGACTGGTTAAGACTCCTTCTAAAAAAGATAAATCCAAAAGGAAAAAGTCGCTGGAGGCTGGAaatgtggacactccttctaaaGGAGCTGGTGCTGAAATGACCAGTATCAATTCAGAGTCTAAGAAGTCGAAAAAAACAAATGGTCTTCCAAACGGTAAGCCAGTTGAGACtcctgttaagaaaataaaatttaagaAATCTGGTGAAGCTGTAGAAGCTGCAGATCTAGACACTCCTATACAAGCTGACACTGGGGTTGACAGTAGTAGCACAATAGTTAACCagtcagaaaaaaacaatgagtttTCAGATTCTACACTGGTTAAGACTCCCTCTAAAAAAGCTAAATCTAAAAAATCTGCTAAACCTGTAGAATCTGGAGAGGTGAACACACCCTCAGCAGAAGCTGATGCTATGGTTAACAGCAGGCTCCTATCATCTGATCAGTCAGACCAGGATAAAGCCTCTGGAGATAAGACTCCTTCTAAGAAGACTAAATCTAAGAAAGATAAAAAACCTGTAGAATTAAACACCCCGTCTGGAGAAGACGAGGCTGAAGAGGTCAGTAGTCTTTCCAAATCTGATCAGTTGCAGTCTCCATCAAATAAACCAGTGTCtaagaaagctaagctaagtattGTGGATCCAGGTGCAGAAGAGAAACTCTCTAAGAAAGAAAAAGCTAAGAAAACAGACTCTACCTCAGAGCTCAATCAGTCTGAAACTCCATCAAAGATAAAGGAACTCCATACAGATCATACACACCCAGAAAAAGTTACCCCTGCAGTTACACCTTCTAAATCCCCCAAACATCTAACATCTAATAACCTGTCAGAAGCTCCCATCTCAGAGACTCCAGTTAAAAAgtctaaaaccaaaaaaagtCCAGAGCTTAATCAAGCTGTGACTCCTTCTAATGAGGCTAGTTTGGACACTGAGGAAGCAGACAAGACAAAAAGCTCCTCAAAGAAGAGGAAAAGCAAGAAGTTGAACAATGAAGTCCAAAGTGATGAGACTTCTTCAGGTATAATCAACCAGAATACTGCATCAGAGGAAATGAGCTGTCCTGATACCCAACATCagcacaaagaaaagaaaaggaagaggaaAGATGAAGAAGGTACTGTCAGTGTTAACATTCAGGAAGAAAGTCCAGAACCAAAAAAGAGCAAGAAggacaagaaaaagaagaaagaacgTCATGAAAGTCAAGTTGAAGAAGTTGCACCAACTCCAGAGCAACCAGAGCAGACGGCGGACAGCCTGGCAAGCAATCCAGAGAGAAAAA agaagaagaaaaagaaagataaagacagGGAAAAATCTCTTCTATCTTCTCCTACTTCTGAGGAAGAACCTCCAAAAAAG aaaaAGAAGTCATCAAAGGAAAAGGAAGACCACATAA